The Flavobacterium sp. 140616W15 sequence AGTCCCTTTCTAAAGAAGAGCTATCGAAAGAAGAGCATAAAGATTTTTCAAATTACATAAGGTAGATGCGTACAAAAACAGGAAGATATTCAGGTTATATTAGGCCTTTTTCATATTTGATAGATTTAATTATCATTAATCTATTTGCGGTTTATATAATTGATTTTCCTGTTCACAAAATTGTATTTCCTTTAGCTTTAAGCTTTGCTTGGGTTTCTATTGCTGTACATTTAGGTTTTTATGAAGTATATCGATATACTAAAGTAATTGCAATTTTAAACTGTGCACTTAAGCAATATGTTTTGTTTAGTTTAGTAGTTTTTGCATTAGCTTTTTTTTATTCGAAAAGAATAAGTTTACCTTCAGTAATTGTGTTTATTAGTTCATCCTTTTTGGTGATATTGACCATTAAATTTTCTATTTATTTTTTCCTAAAAAAATTCAGGGTACTATATGGAGGTAATTTCAGACGAGTAGTATTAATTGGGAATAGCAAGAGCGTTGCTCCATTGCAAAATTTTTTTACTGATAATTTAGATTATGGATATAAGCTGATGCATATATTTGATATTGGGAGTGAGAAAAAATGCCAAATTAATCAAATGAAAGATTTTGTTTTATTAAATAGAATAGATGAAATGTATTGTTCTATGATTGATTTATCGCAACAACAAATGAGAGATCTTATTTATTTTGCAGATAATAATTTGAAGACATTAAAGTTTATTCCAGACGATAAACAAATATTTTTCAGAAATTTTATGTTCGAATATTATGATTATATACCTGTTCTTAAGTTAAGGAATATCCGGCTAGATGATAATTTTAATAAAGTAGTTAAGCGTATTTTTGATATAGTTTTTTCTACTATAATTATACTTGGAATACTTTCGTGGTTAATACCAATTATAGGAATTTTAATAAAATCAGAAACAAAAGGGCCCATTTTTTTCAAGCAAAAAAGGAATGGATTGAATAATAAAGAGTTTTATTGTTATAAGTTTCGATCGATGAAATTAAATGATGGAGCACATATAAATTTGGCCTCTAAAAACGATGAGAGAATAACAAAAATAGGTAAGTTTATTCGTAAGACGAGTATTGATGAGCTGCCACAATTTTTCAACGTTTTAATGGGAAATATGTCAGTAGTAGGACCAAGACCTCATATGTTAAGCGTAACGGAGGTTTATGCGCTTAAAATCAATAAATTTATGGTAAGGCATTTTGTCAAGCCAGGTATTACAGGATTAGCTCAAACGAGCGGGTTTCGTGGCGAAGTTGAATCGGATAAGGATATTATTAATCGAGTTAAATATGATATTTTTTATATGGAAAATTGGTCTATTTTATTGGATATAAAAATAATTTTTGATACGATTCGTAATACGCTAAAAGGCGATGATAAAGCATATTAATGGATTTAGTTTCTATTATAATTCCAACATATAATTGCGAAAAATTTATTCATCAAACGGTGCAATCTGTACAAAACCAAAGTTATCCTAACTGGGAAATTATTTTGATTGACGATGCTTCGACAGATAATACAGTGACAATAATAAATGAATTTGCTCAAGTCGATAATCGAATAAAGATAATCGAATTAGAAAAAAATTCAGGAAATGGTTTTGCTAGAAATGTAGCTTTGGATAAAGCAAATGGAAGGTATATAGCATTTCTTGATGCTGACGATCTATGGTTTCCCTTAAAATTAGAAAAACAAATAAAGTTCTTAAAAGATAAGAATCTGCCTTTTACGTTTAGTTTTTATGAGTGGATTGATGAAGAAGGGAATATTTTAAACAAAAAGATAGAAGCTCCACTAAAATTGACTTATCAGGAATTGTTTTTTTGTAACTATATAGGCAATTTAACTGCAATCTACGATGTTGATTTTTTTGGAAAAATTACTACCGAAGCGACTCAAAAAAGACAAGATTGGCGCTTGTGGCTTACGATTTTAAAGCAAATTAAAGAAGCAAAACCTGTTCCTGAATCTTTGGCTTATTATAGGATAAGAAAAGATTCAATTTCATCTTCAAAGTTTAAATTGATAAAGCATAATTTTGGCGTTTACAGGCGATTTCATGGATTTAATTTTATGGTTTCATGCATTTATACGACTCGATTTTTGTTCACACAATTGATTATTAAGCCAAGATATATAAAGAAAGTTTAGTATTCTTTAAGGTCGAAAATTGCGACCTTAAAGAATTATTTCTTATATCCAATTTTTACTCTTTCGCTTTCGTCTTCTTTTTTCTCAGTGAGTTCATCTAAATAA is a genomic window containing:
- a CDS encoding exopolysaccharide biosynthesis polyprenyl glycosylphosphotransferase; its protein translation is MRTKTGRYSGYIRPFSYLIDLIIINLFAVYIIDFPVHKIVFPLALSFAWVSIAVHLGFYEVYRYTKVIAILNCALKQYVLFSLVVFALAFFYSKRISLPSVIVFISSSFLVILTIKFSIYFFLKKFRVLYGGNFRRVVLIGNSKSVAPLQNFFTDNLDYGYKLMHIFDIGSEKKCQINQMKDFVLLNRIDEMYCSMIDLSQQQMRDLIYFADNNLKTLKFIPDDKQIFFRNFMFEYYDYIPVLKLRNIRLDDNFNKVVKRIFDIVFSTIIILGILSWLIPIIGILIKSETKGPIFFKQKRNGLNNKEFYCYKFRSMKLNDGAHINLASKNDERITKIGKFIRKTSIDELPQFFNVLMGNMSVVGPRPHMLSVTEVYALKINKFMVRHFVKPGITGLAQTSGFRGEVESDKDIINRVKYDIFYMENWSILLDIKIIFDTIRNTLKGDDKAY
- a CDS encoding glycosyltransferase family 2 protein — protein: MDLVSIIIPTYNCEKFIHQTVQSVQNQSYPNWEIILIDDASTDNTVTIINEFAQVDNRIKIIELEKNSGNGFARNVALDKANGRYIAFLDADDLWFPLKLEKQIKFLKDKNLPFTFSFYEWIDEEGNILNKKIEAPLKLTYQELFFCNYIGNLTAIYDVDFFGKITTEATQKRQDWRLWLTILKQIKEAKPVPESLAYYRIRKDSISSSKFKLIKHNFGVYRRFHGFNFMVSCIYTTRFLFTQLIIKPRYIKKV